In Microthrixaceae bacterium, the sequence TCGAGCCAGCGCTCGACCCCATCGAGGTAGGTCTCGTCGTAGCGACCCTCCTCGGGTTCCAGCGGCCCCCAGAACACGAGGAAGCGAACGGTGTTCCACCCCCAGTTCGTCAACGCCGCCTGTCCATCGATGCCGGATTTGGGAAGGTGATCGCCGTCCTGGCTGTCGCCCTTGGAGGAGCTTTCGACGTTCACACCGCGCAAGATGACCACCCGGCCACAGGTGTCGACGATGAAGCGGGTGTCGGGCGATTCGACGCTGCCGTCACATTCGCGTTCCGGGACGTCGCCCGGATCGGAACCGGTCTGCTCCGCTGCCGTCGTCGGAGCGCCGTCAGCGGTGTCCGGGCCATCGTCGCCGCTGCAGGACACCGACACGATCGCCATGGCCGACAACACGGCTAACAGGACCGCAGCCCCGGTGCGGCCCGGGCGCGTCGACATCGACCGTGAATTCCTCACCGTGGTCTCCCATCAGCGCCGAGCTTCGGCGCCCGCCCCATCGTTGTCGACGCGCCCGTGTCGGCGCACCTCGATGCTTCACCCGGTGGCTCAGCGAGCCACCCTGATCGGGTCGGGGTCGGTGATGACGCACCGCGTGCCGCTGTAGATGGTCGGCATGCACTTGTTGCAGTGGATGCACAGCGATTCGTCGCGCCCCGCCTGCATCTTGTTGATCAGGTCGGGTTCGCGAAGCAGCGCCCGCCCCATCGCCACGAACTCGAAACCCTCGTCCATCGCATGGTGGATCGTGTCGACCTTGTTGATGCCACCGAGCAGGATCAACGGCATCGTCAAACGGTCGCGGAACTGACGGGCCTCGGGAAGGAAGAACCCCTCCTCGAACGGGTACGTCGGAAAGATCCGCGGCCCGTAGACCTTGAGGCCCAGACCGACCATCTTCGGCTGCGCGTCCACGAACTCCTGCATCGGAACCGGGCCGCGGAAGAAATACATGCCGTTGAGCAGCGAGCTTCCGCCGGTGAGTTGAAGCGCATCGAGATGGCCGTCGTCCTGAAGTAGCTCGGCGATCTGAAGCGACTCGTTGATCCAGAGGCCTTTGGCCACGCCGTCGACCATGTTGAGTTTGCCGGTGAGTGCAATTTCGGTGCCGACCTCGGCGCGGATGGCTTCGAGGATCTCCCGGGCGAGCCGGGCCCGGTTCTCGATCGAACCCCCATAGGCGTCGGTGCGTTTGTTGAGGTTGGGGCTGAAGAAGCTCGACACGAAGTAGTTGTGGCCCATGTGAACCTCGACCGAGTCGAATCCCGAATCGCGGGCGACCCTCGCGGCGTTCACGTAGTCGGCGATGATCCCGCGGATCTGTTCGACCGTCGCCGCCTTCACGATGCCCATGGCGGGCGCCGCAAATCGCGTGGACGGCCCCAGGGTCTTCGTACCGTTCGACACCTGGTTCGCGACGTAGCCGGCGTGGCCGATCTGTGCCTGGGCCTTGGCCCCCTCGGCGTGAACCGCGTCGGTGAGACGCGTGAGGTCGGGCACGATCCCGTCGCTCATCACCATCGTGTCTCGGTGCACCCGGCCGCTCATCGACGTCGCGCAGTAGGCGACCGTCGTCATCGCGACGCCACCGGCAGCGACGTTGCGGTGGAACTCGATGAGTTCCTCCGACACCTTGCCGCGCGGCATGACCCCCTCAAAGGTGGCCGCCTTGATGATGCGATTCCGAAGTGTCAGGTTCCCGAGGGTCGCGGGAGCGAAGGGGTCCGGCGTTGGGGTGTGATCGACCATGGCCGGAGCCTACAGGCGTCGCCCGTGCGGTTCTGTGCGAGACCGAACTGGGTCGGTGGCGGCGACCGGGGATCGGCTCACCGGGCTACGGCGACGCCGCCGGTATCCTGAAGGGCGCCATGACGCAACGAAGTGCCGACCCCGCCACGCCAACCCCCGCCGAACCCGACCTCGACCCGCCCACGGCACACGATGCTGCGGTACCCGCCGAGTTCGTCGAAGCCGCCAACGAACTCAGCGTCGGCGTCGCCGAGGTGCTCCCCGCCGACGGCCTGGCCCCACGCCTGGCCCGCGCTGCGAGCGAGCGGCGTCCGTTGCGGGTCAAGCTGGGGATCGACCCGTCGGGAACCGAGTTGACCCTCGGCCACGCCGTCGTGTTGCGCAAGCTCCGCCAGTTCCAGGACCTGGGCCACACGGCGGTTCTGATCGTCGGCGACTTCACCGGTCGGGTCGGCGATCCGACGGGTCGCAGCGAGGTCCGCAAGGTGCAGTCCGAGGAGCAGGTGCGCGCCAACGCCGCGACCTATCTCGATCAGGTGAAGCGCATCCTTCGCGAGGATCGCCTCGAGGTGCGCTACAACTCCGAGTGGCTCGCCACCATGGATTTCT encodes:
- a CDS encoding NADH:flavin oxidoreductase, giving the protein MVDHTPTPDPFAPATLGNLTLRNRIIKAATFEGVMPRGKVSEELIEFHRNVAAGGVAMTTVAYCATSMSGRVHRDTMVMSDGIVPDLTRLTDAVHAEGAKAQAQIGHAGYVANQVSNGTKTLGPSTRFAAPAMGIVKAATVEQIRGIIADYVNAARVARDSGFDSVEVHMGHNYFVSSFFSPNLNKRTDAYGGSIENRARLAREILEAIRAEVGTEIALTGKLNMVDGVAKGLWINESLQIAELLQDDGHLDALQLTGGSSLLNGMYFFRGPVPMQEFVDAQPKMVGLGLKVYGPRIFPTYPFEEGFFLPEARQFRDRLTMPLILLGGINKVDTIHHAMDEGFEFVAMGRALLREPDLINKMQAGRDESLCIHCNKCMPTIYSGTRCVITDPDPIRVAR